A DNA window from Drosophila biarmipes strain raj3 chromosome 2R, RU_DBia_V1.1, whole genome shotgun sequence contains the following coding sequences:
- the LOC108029859 gene encoding probable cytochrome P450 6a20: protein MAVLVVLLVGVVTLVAWFVHQNFTYWKRRGIPHEAPSIPFGNTRELMKSMQISDIFKRTYFQFKNKTDGPFVGFYMYFKKMVIVTDIDFAKTVLIREFDKFHDRGIFHNEVDDPLTANLVNIEGQKWKTLRQKLTPTFTSGKMKTMFPTILGVGDELVKVFDQKSAASKDALEITNILASFTADVIGTCAFGLDCHSLTDPKAEFVQMGTAAITDRRYGKSMDLFLFGAPKLAAKLRMKQSVQKVEDFYMNIIKDTVDYRVKNQVKRNDFMDMLIDMKLKYDNGDKLNGLTFNEIAAQAFIFFLAGFETSSTTMGFALYELACNQDIQDKLRTEVDGVLEKHNGKLDYDSMREMTYLEKVIDETMRKRPVVGHLIRVATQRYEHSNPKYYIEEGTGVIVPSWAIHHDPEFYPEPEKFIPERFDEEQVKQRPACTFLPFGDGPRNCIGLRFGRMQVIVGMALLIHNFRFELHPTKTVVPLEYRTDDILLSSKGGIHLKVSRITKT, encoded by the exons ATGGCCGTTCTAGTCGTACTGCTCGTGGGTGTTGTCACCCTCGTCGCGTGGTTTGTGCATCAAAACTTCACCTACTGGAAGCGTCGCGGCATTCCCCATGAGGCTCCCAGCATTCCCTTCGGCAATACTAGGGAGTTGATGAAGTCCATGCAAATATCGGATATTTTCAAGCGGACCTACTTCCAGTTTAAGAACAAGACCGACGGACCCTTTGTCGGGTTTTATATGTACTTCAAGAAGATGGTTATTGTCACGGACATTGATTTCGCCAAGACTGTGCTGATCCGCGAGTTTGACAAGTTCCACGATCGAGGCATATTCCACAACGAAGTGGATGACCCGCTGACCGCCAACTTGGTGAACATCGAGGGGCAGAAGTGGAAGACTCTGCGCCAGAAGCTGACTCCCACATTTACCTCCGGCAAAATGAAGACCATGTTCCCCACCATCTTGGGGGTCGGCGATGAGCTGGTCAAGGTGTTCGACCAGAAATCTGCGGCGAGTAAGGATGCCTTGGAGATCACAAATATACTGGCTAGTTTCACCGCCGATGTGATCGGAACCTGTGCCTTCGGCTTGGACTGCCACAGCTTGACGGATCCCAAGGCAGAATTTGTGCAAATGGGTACCGCTGCCATTACCGATAGACGCTATGGGAAGTCGATGGACCTGTTTCTGTTCGGAGCCCCGAAACTGGCGGCCAAGCTGCGCATGAAGCAGAGTGTCCAGAAAGTCGAGGACTTTTACATGAATATCATCAAGGATACGGTGGACTATCGCGTGAAGAACCAGGTTAAGCGAAATGACTTTATGGACATGCTGATTGATATGAAGCTAAAATACGATAATGGTGACAAGCTAAATGGCCTAACCTTCAACGAAATCGCGGCCCAGGCTTTCATATTTTTCCTGGCTGGTTTCGAAACCAGCTCCACAACCATGGGATTTGCTCTTTATGAGCTGGCGTGCAACCAGGATATTCAGGACAAACTTAGGACGGAAGTGGATGGCGTTCTGGAGAAGCACAATGGAAAACTGGACTATGACAGCATGCGGGAGATGACCTATTTGGAAAAGGTCATTGATG AGACAATGAGAAAACGTCCCGTAGTGGGTCACTTGATAAGAGTCGCAACTCAACGCTATGAGCACAGCAATCCAAAGTATTACATTGAAGAAGGCACCGGAGTGATCGTGCCCTCCTGGGCCATCCACCATGATCCCGAGTTCTACCCGGAGCCAGAGAAGTTCATCCCAGAGCGGTTCGACGAGGAGCAGGTGAAACAGCGACCCGCCTGCACCTTCCTGCCCTTTGGAGACGGTCCCCGGAACTGCATAGGTCTTCGGTTCGGACGGATGCAGGTCATAGTGGGAATGGCCCTGCTCATCCACAACTTCAGGTTTGAGTTGCACCCCACCAAGACGGTCGTACCCCTGGAGTACAGGACCGATGACATTCTGTTGAGTTCAAAGGGCGGAATTCATTTGAAAGTCAGTAGGATTACAAAGACATAA